The following proteins come from a genomic window of Mycobacterium sp. DL:
- a CDS encoding SDR family oxidoreductase: MARRADVVIPDLTGRLVVLTGGSDGVGFGLAGRLAAAGAEVVLPVRNPEKGRSAVDRITAAVPGSRVSIRRLDLSSLQSVADLAGELVTEGRPIHVLINNAGVMNPPERRTTVDGFELQWGTNHLGHFALTARLMPLLTAGGARVTTQSSIAARSNAINWDDPNFEKSYSVGKAYSQSKIANLMFGLELNRRSAQAGWGITSNVSHPGVTATNLLAAQPHMGRSRDTMSVRLIRSFARMGFFTQTVDQGLLPALYAATNPDAEGGKFYGPKGFQHTAGAPAEQEVYEPARDMSDAARLWELSEGLVGLRFAMR; encoded by the coding sequence ATGGCGCGCAGAGCGGACGTGGTCATACCCGACCTGACAGGCAGGTTGGTGGTGTTGACCGGGGGCAGCGACGGTGTCGGTTTCGGGTTGGCGGGCCGGCTGGCCGCCGCCGGCGCCGAAGTCGTCCTTCCGGTGCGTAACCCGGAGAAGGGCCGAAGCGCCGTCGACCGCATCACCGCCGCCGTACCCGGGTCCCGCGTCAGCATCAGGCGACTGGACCTGTCGTCGCTGCAGTCGGTGGCCGACCTCGCCGGTGAGTTGGTCACCGAGGGCCGGCCCATTCACGTGTTGATCAACAACGCCGGGGTGATGAACCCACCGGAGCGACGGACCACTGTCGACGGATTCGAATTGCAGTGGGGCACGAATCATCTCGGTCACTTCGCGCTCACCGCCCGGCTGATGCCGTTGTTGACCGCAGGCGGGGCCCGGGTCACGACGCAGTCGAGTATCGCGGCACGGTCGAACGCCATCAACTGGGACGATCCCAACTTCGAGAAGTCCTACTCGGTGGGCAAGGCATACAGCCAGTCCAAGATCGCCAACCTGATGTTCGGCCTGGAGCTGAACCGCCGCAGTGCGCAGGCCGGCTGGGGCATCACCAGCAACGTCTCCCACCCGGGCGTCACCGCCACCAATCTGCTGGCAGCCCAACCGCACATGGGCCGCTCCCGCGACACGATGTCGGTTCGTCTGATCCGATCGTTCGCGCGCATGGGATTCTTCACCCAAACCGTCGACCAAGGACTTCTGCCTGCCCTGTATGCGGCGACCAATCCAGACGCCGAGGGCGGAAAGTTCTACGGGCCCAAAGGATTCCAGCATACGGCGGGTGCGCCGGCCGAGCAGGAGGTCTACGAGCCGGCGAGGGATATGTCCGATGCCGCCCGGCTCTGGGAGCTGTCCGAGGGGCTCGTCGGGCTGCGCTTCGCGATGCGGTAG
- a CDS encoding APC family permease: MTQELDAVRTSDRDKLMTTELVPEQILPKVMSTFGLTAAYVFIICWVTGSSIMAAGGWTAIPMWVLGILTFLVPAGMAVVELGNLWPGQGGVYIWAYRTMGEKWGFIGGYLSWVPVILNAASSPAVVLQFLLLAFHTELGLTTSIVLQLVILWTVIGLALAKLAANQKIMNVVFVVYGVLTLTIFICGLLFAVENGSATPFSWAEATIPNFAVAGFLYGTVLLYLLGVETPYNMGAEFLSVRRSGPRMILWGSTALVAIYLLTTLGTMMALPGDEIDPVTGVIGMLDVAGFPGLMEICAVVLAGIIIVALMTYQVAYSRLIFVSGLERHLPRIFTHLNPRTRNPVSAILIQGVISSLILVGLYSQSSMANVTIYLQGGLSTVWLLSGFFFLIPLIVARKKYADRYVNEKFWRIPGGMVGVWLVVIVGSVGTVGGIYYSFVTPWIDVPQATWMTWVGGISLGMFALGLVVYIFGRRSAHKTSQEDSLAHLAVFDLTKTDTEEPTK, encoded by the coding sequence ATGACCCAAGAACTCGACGCCGTGCGGACGTCGGACCGCGACAAGCTTATGACCACCGAGCTCGTCCCCGAGCAGATTCTGCCCAAGGTGATGAGCACCTTCGGGCTGACGGCTGCCTATGTCTTCATCATCTGCTGGGTCACCGGCTCGTCGATCATGGCCGCGGGCGGTTGGACTGCCATCCCGATGTGGGTGCTGGGCATCCTGACCTTCCTGGTCCCGGCCGGAATGGCGGTGGTGGAACTCGGCAACCTCTGGCCCGGCCAAGGCGGTGTGTACATCTGGGCCTACCGCACCATGGGCGAGAAATGGGGCTTCATCGGCGGCTATCTGTCGTGGGTACCGGTGATCCTCAATGCGGCGTCATCACCGGCGGTGGTGTTGCAGTTCCTGCTGTTGGCGTTCCACACCGAGCTGGGGCTGACGACCAGCATCGTCCTGCAGCTGGTGATCTTGTGGACGGTGATCGGGCTGGCGCTGGCCAAGCTGGCCGCCAACCAGAAGATCATGAACGTCGTCTTCGTCGTGTACGGCGTTCTGACGTTGACGATCTTCATCTGCGGTCTGCTCTTCGCCGTCGAGAACGGCTCTGCCACCCCGTTCAGCTGGGCGGAGGCCACGATCCCCAACTTCGCGGTCGCGGGATTCCTGTACGGGACCGTGTTGCTGTACCTGCTCGGCGTGGAGACGCCCTACAACATGGGCGCGGAGTTCCTGTCGGTGCGCAGGAGCGGACCGCGGATGATCCTGTGGGGTTCCACAGCGCTGGTGGCCATCTACCTGCTGACCACACTCGGCACGATGATGGCCCTACCGGGTGACGAGATCGACCCGGTGACCGGTGTGATCGGCATGCTCGACGTGGCAGGTTTCCCAGGGTTGATGGAGATCTGTGCGGTGGTGCTGGCCGGGATCATCATCGTGGCGTTGATGACCTATCAGGTGGCGTATTCACGGCTGATCTTCGTCTCCGGTCTGGAGCGTCACCTGCCGCGGATCTTCACCCACCTCAACCCGCGCACCCGTAACCCCGTGTCCGCCATCTTGATCCAAGGTGTCATCTCGTCGCTGATCCTGGTCGGGCTGTACTCCCAGAGCAGCATGGCCAACGTGACGATCTACCTACAGGGTGGGTTGAGCACCGTCTGGCTGCTCTCCGGCTTCTTCTTCCTGATCCCGTTGATCGTCGCACGCAAGAAGTACGCGGATCGGTATGTCAACGAGAAGTTCTGGCGCATCCCGGGCGGCATGGTCGGTGTGTGGCTCGTGGTGATCGTCGGCTCGGTGGGAACCGTCGGTGGCATCTACTACTCGTTCGTCACCCCGTGGATCGACGTGCCGCAGGCCACCTGGATGACGTGGGTCGGCGGCATCAGCCTGGGCATGTTCGCCCTCGGCCTGGTCGTGTACATCTTCGGACGCCGGTCGGCACACAAGACCAGTCAGGAAGATTCGCTGGCACACCTGGCCGTGTTCGACCTCACCAAAACCGATACGGAGGAACCCACGAAATGA
- a CDS encoding alpha/beta hydrolase, translated as MTIPRGTTYLAGQEHLPENFADDGRHAAIVISTPGSSVKEQIGAVYGSRLADLGFVAVAFDPAFQGQSGGEPRDLEDPYARADDIRYAVDHLIGQHHVDEGRIGILGICAGGGYAVHTAMTDHRLRAVATVVPVNIGRAFRDAATATPDGVASALDSVAQQRTAAARGGEEVRAHWLPESPEQAVAQGISDPDVLDAIRFYRTSRGFNKHSTNRRLSRSDALLLGFDAFHLADTLLTQPLQVIVGGRIGTTGSYDDGMALGEAAPNAQDVLVIDGAGHYDLYDDPTYVDQAVRQLGTFFTEHLGMR; from the coding sequence GTGACGATACCGCGCGGGACAACATATCTCGCGGGCCAGGAGCATCTGCCGGAGAACTTCGCCGACGATGGCAGGCACGCCGCCATCGTCATCTCCACACCGGGTAGCAGCGTCAAGGAGCAGATCGGCGCGGTATACGGATCACGGCTGGCGGACCTCGGTTTCGTCGCTGTGGCGTTCGACCCGGCTTTTCAAGGTCAGAGTGGCGGAGAGCCACGGGACCTCGAGGATCCCTACGCACGGGCCGACGATATCCGGTATGCGGTCGATCACCTGATCGGGCAACACCACGTCGACGAGGGCCGGATCGGAATCCTGGGCATCTGTGCGGGAGGCGGATACGCGGTGCACACGGCCATGACCGATCATCGACTGCGGGCTGTGGCCACGGTGGTTCCCGTGAACATCGGTCGAGCATTCCGCGATGCGGCGACGGCTACGCCGGATGGTGTGGCTTCGGCGCTGGACTCGGTCGCGCAGCAACGTACCGCCGCGGCCCGGGGCGGCGAGGAGGTCCGCGCTCACTGGCTTCCCGAATCTCCCGAACAAGCTGTTGCGCAGGGCATTTCGGACCCTGACGTCTTGGATGCGATCCGGTTCTATCGGACCTCACGAGGATTCAACAAGCACAGCACCAATCGCCGTCTGTCTCGCAGCGACGCGTTGCTTCTCGGTTTCGACGCGTTCCACCTCGCCGACACGCTACTCACCCAACCACTGCAGGTCATCGTTGGTGGTCGCATCGGTACGACCGGCTCGTACGACGACGGCATGGCGCTGGGGGAGGCAGCGCCGAATGCGCAGGATGTCCTCGTCATCGACGGCGCCGGCCACTATGACCTGTATGACGACCCGACGTACGTCGACCAGGCGGTTCGGCAACTGGGTACGTTCTTCACCGAGCACCTCGGGATGAGGTAG
- a CDS encoding class I SAM-dependent methyltransferase, with protein sequence MTNESDEMFEAAYRGEVEELGAGNRPPWSIGRTQPEIAALIEAGRFHGDVLDAGCGEAAVSLDLAARGFTTVGLDQSPTGIALAREEAARRGLDNASFEVADISSFTGYDGRFGTVVDSTLFHSMPVELREGYQKSIVRAAAPGAVYFVLVFDATGMPAGGPVNAVTDTELRAAVSPYWEIDEIRPARIHANIPAAMDAEVFAGSGIREEADGLKSMPAWLLSAHRD encoded by the coding sequence ATGACGAATGAGAGTGACGAGATGTTCGAAGCCGCCTACCGCGGTGAGGTCGAGGAGCTGGGCGCCGGCAACCGGCCGCCCTGGAGTATCGGCAGGACCCAGCCGGAGATCGCCGCGCTCATCGAAGCGGGCCGTTTTCACGGTGACGTGCTGGACGCCGGCTGCGGTGAAGCCGCTGTCTCGCTCGATCTGGCCGCCCGCGGCTTCACCACGGTCGGGTTGGATCAGTCGCCGACCGGGATCGCGCTCGCGCGTGAAGAGGCCGCGCGGCGGGGCCTGGACAACGCCAGCTTCGAGGTCGCCGACATCAGCTCGTTCACCGGATACGACGGCCGCTTCGGCACCGTCGTCGACAGCACGCTGTTCCATTCCATGCCGGTGGAGCTCCGCGAGGGCTATCAGAAGTCGATCGTGCGCGCCGCGGCGCCGGGCGCGGTCTATTTCGTGCTCGTGTTCGACGCGACCGGTATGCCCGCGGGCGGACCCGTGAACGCCGTCACCGACACTGAACTTCGCGCCGCGGTGTCGCCGTACTGGGAGATCGACGAAATCCGTCCTGCCCGCATCCACGCCAACATCCCCGCGGCGATGGACGCCGAGGTCTTCGCGGGTTCCGGGATCCGCGAGGAGGCCGACGGTCTCAAGTCGATGCCTGCCTGGTTGTTGTCGGCGCACCGCGATTGA
- a CDS encoding nuclear transport factor 2 family protein, producing the protein MTFSLLRTRPRVVTMVIAAVLVALVTVGTSATSSAQDLTRTDQEQRNAQVVREAFARGVSDENSFFSILSEDVQWTVARAVDPTTYTSRSEFLRDGAGPVQTRLTGPIQADIRELITTDDVVVALWQGTATARDGLPYVNSYAWVMTMRDERVVRVTAYLDLVVLDELLQRVPA; encoded by the coding sequence ATGACATTTTCTTTGCTTCGAACAAGACCACGCGTCGTCACGATGGTGATCGCCGCTGTCCTGGTGGCACTGGTGACGGTCGGTACCAGCGCGACGAGCAGTGCCCAAGACCTCACCCGCACCGACCAGGAGCAACGCAACGCCCAAGTCGTGCGCGAGGCCTTCGCACGGGGCGTCAGCGATGAGAACAGCTTCTTCTCGATCCTGTCCGAGGACGTGCAGTGGACGGTTGCGCGAGCGGTGGACCCGACGACCTACACGAGCCGATCAGAGTTCCTTCGCGACGGCGCAGGTCCCGTCCAGACCCGCCTCACCGGCCCTATCCAGGCCGACATACGGGAATTGATCACCACAGACGATGTGGTCGTGGCGCTCTGGCAGGGCACCGCGACCGCACGTGATGGCCTTCCGTACGTCAACAGCTACGCCTGGGTGATGACGATGCGTGACGAACGGGTGGTGCGCGTGACGGCGTATCTGGACCTCGTGGTGCTCGACGAACTACTGCAACGGGTCCCGGCATGA
- a CDS encoding ABC transporter ATP-binding protein translates to MTALHETAESTDAAPATDTELSPRPVIEISDVWKLHKLGDEVVKALVAAELTVMPGEFVCLMGPSGSGKSTLLNIIGGLDRPTKGTVRLAGRDTAQLSESQFAALRHDTIGFIFQSYNLIPFLSAVENVELPLMFEPYDRKALRRRATDLLDLVGLSHRVHHQPTKMSGGEQQRTAIARSLISNPTLVLADEPTANLDHRTGETVVRMLRDLCSTMGVTVVASTHDPTVADEASRVVRMKDGQIIN, encoded by the coding sequence ATGACCGCATTGCACGAAACCGCCGAATCAACCGACGCCGCACCTGCGACCGACACCGAGCTGTCACCCAGACCGGTGATCGAGATCAGCGATGTCTGGAAGTTGCACAAGCTCGGCGACGAGGTGGTCAAGGCACTCGTTGCGGCCGAACTGACGGTGATGCCGGGCGAATTCGTGTGTCTGATGGGCCCCAGCGGCAGCGGAAAGTCCACGCTGCTCAATATCATCGGTGGGCTGGACAGGCCGACCAAGGGCACCGTCAGGCTCGCCGGCAGGGACACCGCGCAGCTCTCGGAGAGTCAGTTCGCCGCCCTTCGGCACGACACCATCGGCTTCATCTTCCAGAGCTACAACCTGATCCCGTTCCTGTCGGCCGTCGAGAATGTCGAACTACCGCTGATGTTCGAGCCCTACGACCGCAAGGCGCTGCGCCGACGCGCGACCGACCTCCTCGACCTGGTGGGCCTGAGCCACCGGGTGCATCATCAACCGACCAAGATGTCGGGCGGAGAGCAGCAGCGGACTGCGATCGCACGGTCGCTGATCAGCAACCCGACCCTCGTGCTGGCCGACGAACCCACCGCCAACCTCGACCACCGCACCGGTGAGACGGTGGTGCGGATGCTGCGCGACCTGTGCTCGACCATGGGTGTCACCGTGGTCGCAAGCACCCACGATCCCACGGTGGCCGATGAAGCGAGCCGTGTCGTCCGGATGAAAGACGGACAAATCATCAACTGA
- a CDS encoding DUF2306 domain-containing protein: MSQRPRSPAGTDSPRSQAAGLLTSAISWLGVSLVAILCVSGLHFCLYIALAYIAPLVGGDLERWNGNFLPGLFNADNPGATGSIGLHFVTGAVVMVLGCVQLLGVVRARWPGIHRWIGRSYVVLALLTALGGLGFIVLQGTVGAGAMNVGFGLYGILMVVAAIQTFRHARAGDFRAHRTWAIRLFALVIASWLYRLEYGLSGLLEWGGRTPDFRGWFDVVMTFFFYLPNLAVAELYVRAQRSDSSITLRLSACVALAVSVLVVTAGVYAQLS; encoded by the coding sequence GTGAGTCAGAGACCCCGCTCACCCGCCGGGACCGACAGCCCCCGGTCGCAGGCGGCCGGGCTTCTCACGTCGGCCATCAGTTGGCTCGGCGTCTCCCTCGTCGCGATCCTGTGCGTGAGCGGATTGCACTTCTGTCTGTACATCGCCCTCGCCTACATAGCGCCTCTCGTCGGTGGAGACCTCGAACGGTGGAACGGCAACTTCCTGCCGGGCTTGTTCAATGCGGACAACCCAGGCGCGACGGGTTCGATCGGCCTGCACTTTGTGACCGGTGCGGTGGTGATGGTGCTCGGCTGCGTTCAGCTGTTGGGCGTCGTGCGCGCACGGTGGCCGGGGATCCATCGGTGGATCGGGCGGTCGTATGTGGTGCTGGCCTTGCTGACTGCACTCGGTGGGCTCGGCTTCATCGTGCTGCAGGGCACGGTCGGTGCCGGCGCGATGAATGTCGGGTTCGGGTTGTACGGAATTCTGATGGTGGTGGCGGCCATCCAGACGTTCCGCCACGCACGCGCGGGTGACTTTCGCGCGCATCGCACCTGGGCGATCCGGTTGTTCGCACTCGTGATCGCATCCTGGCTCTATCGGTTGGAGTACGGACTTTCAGGACTGCTGGAATGGGGCGGTCGCACACCGGATTTTCGCGGGTGGTTCGACGTCGTGATGACTTTCTTCTTCTACCTTCCCAACCTCGCGGTCGCAGAACTGTACGTGCGCGCCCAGCGGTCCGACAGCTCAATCACTCTGCGTCTCAGCGCATGTGTGGCACTTGCGGTGTCGGTCCTCGTCGTCACGGCCGGGGTCTACGCACAGTTGTCCTGA
- a CDS encoding helix-turn-helix transcriptional regulator gives MVSDGIDLADVARLLRARRRALQPEDVGMPRGRRRRTPGLRREEVAALCSMSTAYYSRLERRRVDRHCGPRPSPTMIASIARGLRFSSADRDRLFSAAGYREADRIDVIAHIEPGLMHVLDRLADTPALAVDPIGRVLHQTPTAAYLFGEQMYHTGWARSSYYRWFTDPAERQHFAAGEQSTIGAEITADLRRSVGLNPSRRAAGDLVSALLDRSGEFAELWRTRPATNAVAARQCGIVHPELGLLELQREVLCDNTSGQRLVLYLATPGSEGHVGLTLASVIGYQRFDR, from the coding sequence GTGGTGTCCGACGGGATCGATCTCGCCGATGTGGCCAGACTGCTCCGCGCCCGGCGACGGGCGCTACAGCCCGAAGACGTCGGGATGCCGCGGGGACGGCGCCGACGCACCCCGGGTTTACGGCGTGAGGAAGTAGCGGCGCTGTGTTCGATGTCGACTGCCTATTACAGTCGGCTGGAACGCCGTCGCGTGGACCGGCACTGTGGGCCGCGACCATCGCCGACGATGATCGCCTCGATAGCGCGCGGCCTGCGGTTCAGTAGCGCCGACCGCGACCGACTCTTTTCTGCGGCGGGATACCGTGAAGCCGACCGCATCGACGTCATCGCACACATCGAGCCCGGTCTCATGCATGTACTCGACAGGCTCGCCGACACACCCGCCCTGGCCGTCGACCCGATCGGGCGGGTCCTGCACCAAACACCGACGGCAGCATATCTTTTCGGGGAGCAGATGTATCACACCGGTTGGGCACGCAGCAGCTACTACCGGTGGTTCACCGACCCGGCCGAACGGCAACACTTCGCCGCCGGTGAACAGTCGACGATCGGCGCCGAAATCACCGCCGACCTTCGTCGCAGTGTGGGCCTCAACCCCTCCCGCCGCGCAGCAGGCGATCTGGTGAGCGCGCTGCTCGATCGCAGTGGAGAGTTCGCAGAGCTCTGGCGCACGAGACCGGCTACCAACGCTGTGGCCGCCAGGCAGTGCGGCATCGTCCACCCCGAACTCGGGCTCCTCGAACTACAGCGGGAAGTGCTGTGTGACAACACCTCCGGCCAGCGGCTGGTGCTGTACCTGGCGACCCCGGGTTCAGAAGGCCACGTCGGGCTCACACTGGCATCGGTGATCGGCTACCAACGATTTGACCGATGA
- a CDS encoding primary-amine oxidase: MTMDSTVLSEPGTGDSVRYPLDPLSGSEIESAARIISGSEYGTPTLKFVMIQLAEPDKNAELTFDPAIPVPRRAFVTMYDAAAKMIYEAVVDVLAGTVDAWTAIPGRFPSYLVEHMIGVEEKVREDPRWQEAMRKRGVTDFSLAMIDPWPAGYYGAQDHYDNSALVCRPLTFMRAAPSEHGYARPVEGLIVTFDLDAMEVIDIEDHGVVPLPPTAGNYAEEFMFDPNNRPAFTEFRSDVKPIEITQPDGPSFTVDGWQVRWQKWAMRIGFNPREGITLHEVSYTDRGETRPIMYRASLSEMVVPYGDSSPTHWNKNVFDMGEVGMGFSANPLRLGCDCLGEIHYFDGTVNDSDGNAVVIPNAICMHEEDYGISWKHTDFRTEEVEVRRSRRLVISMICTVGNYEYGFFWYFYNDASIEVEVKLSGVLTTGAIEDGEQPRWGKMVAPGIYGPNHQHFFNFRLDMSIDGPGNTVYEVDSIPEPDPARNPHHNAWITQDTVVASESDGARDWNWSTGRYWKVANPSKINELGQPVAYKLTPKDVVPVMVQEGSHIYDRARFVQHNLWVTKYDPAERFAAGDYMYQSADVQGLPEFIADDAPLEDTDVVLWYTVGAHHVVRPEDWPVMPCAYTGFHLKPVGFFDGNPALDIPPSPPKACHQH, from the coding sequence ATGACCATGGACAGCACGGTACTGAGCGAGCCGGGCACCGGTGATTCAGTCCGCTATCCTCTGGACCCGCTCTCGGGCTCTGAGATCGAGTCCGCCGCACGGATCATTTCCGGATCCGAATACGGCACCCCCACATTGAAGTTCGTGATGATCCAGCTCGCGGAACCGGACAAGAACGCCGAGTTGACGTTCGATCCGGCGATCCCGGTGCCCCGGCGGGCGTTCGTCACCATGTACGACGCCGCGGCGAAGATGATCTACGAGGCCGTGGTGGACGTCCTTGCGGGCACCGTCGACGCCTGGACGGCCATCCCGGGACGGTTCCCGTCCTACCTCGTCGAGCACATGATCGGGGTGGAGGAGAAGGTGCGGGAGGATCCGCGCTGGCAGGAGGCGATGCGCAAGCGAGGCGTCACCGACTTCAGCCTCGCAATGATCGACCCGTGGCCGGCCGGCTACTACGGCGCACAGGACCATTACGACAATTCCGCTCTGGTCTGCCGGCCGTTGACGTTCATGCGGGCGGCACCGTCGGAGCACGGGTACGCGCGGCCGGTCGAGGGCCTGATCGTCACCTTCGACCTCGATGCGATGGAGGTCATCGACATCGAGGATCACGGGGTGGTGCCGTTGCCGCCGACGGCAGGAAATTACGCCGAGGAGTTCATGTTCGACCCGAACAATCGGCCGGCGTTCACCGAATTCCGTTCCGACGTCAAGCCGATCGAGATCACCCAGCCCGACGGGCCGAGCTTCACCGTCGACGGGTGGCAGGTGCGATGGCAGAAGTGGGCCATGCGGATCGGGTTCAACCCGCGCGAGGGCATCACGCTGCACGAGGTCTCCTACACCGACCGCGGTGAGACCCGGCCCATCATGTACCGGGCGTCACTCTCGGAGATGGTGGTGCCCTACGGCGACAGCTCGCCGACCCACTGGAACAAGAACGTCTTCGACATGGGTGAGGTGGGCATGGGGTTCTCGGCCAACCCACTACGTCTGGGCTGTGACTGTCTCGGCGAGATCCACTACTTCGACGGCACTGTCAACGACTCCGACGGCAACGCTGTGGTCATCCCCAACGCCATCTGCATGCACGAGGAGGACTACGGAATCTCGTGGAAGCACACCGATTTCCGGACCGAGGAGGTCGAGGTGCGGCGGTCCCGCCGCCTGGTGATCTCGATGATCTGCACCGTCGGCAACTACGAGTACGGCTTCTTCTGGTACTTCTACAACGATGCGTCGATCGAGGTCGAGGTCAAGCTCTCGGGAGTGCTGACCACGGGAGCGATCGAAGACGGCGAGCAGCCGCGATGGGGCAAGATGGTGGCCCCTGGAATCTACGGACCCAACCATCAGCACTTCTTCAACTTCCGGCTGGACATGAGCATCGACGGTCCGGGTAACACTGTCTACGAGGTGGACTCGATTCCGGAGCCGGACCCGGCGCGCAATCCGCACCACAACGCCTGGATCACCCAGGACACCGTGGTCGCTTCGGAGTCCGATGGGGCGCGGGACTGGAACTGGTCGACCGGCAGGTACTGGAAGGTCGCGAACCCGTCGAAGATCAACGAGTTGGGGCAGCCGGTGGCCTACAAGCTCACCCCCAAGGATGTGGTGCCGGTGATGGTGCAGGAGGGATCCCACATCTACGACCGGGCACGATTCGTCCAGCACAACCTGTGGGTCACGAAGTACGACCCGGCGGAGAGGTTCGCGGCGGGCGACTACATGTACCAGTCAGCCGATGTCCAGGGTCTTCCGGAGTTCATCGCCGATGACGCACCGCTGGAGGACACCGATGTGGTGCTCTGGTACACCGTGGGCGCCCACCACGTGGTGCGCCCCGAGGACTGGCCGGTGATGCCGTGCGCCTACACCGGATTCCACCTCAAGCCGGTGGGCTTCTTCGACGGAAACCCGGCCCTCGACATCCCGCCGTCGCCGCCGAAGGCCTGCCACCAGCACTGA
- a CDS encoding MarR family transcriptional regulator: MPEHADEPLGYLLYRVASALRAEVCESALEPLNLSFPQYLCIRILSRYPGRSNAELARDLNVSPQAMNVVLRSLEARGVVGRPSSAASGRSLPAQLTRDGTTLLATLETAVHTAEDRVLSALTGTQRREFRNLLAILG, translated from the coding sequence ATGCCGGAGCACGCCGACGAGCCTCTGGGCTACCTGCTGTACCGAGTGGCATCCGCGCTGCGCGCCGAAGTCTGCGAATCGGCTCTGGAACCGCTGAATCTGTCCTTCCCGCAGTACCTCTGCATCCGCATCCTGTCGCGATACCCGGGCCGTTCGAACGCCGAACTCGCCCGCGACCTCAATGTGTCGCCACAGGCGATGAACGTGGTGCTGCGGTCCCTGGAAGCCCGCGGCGTGGTGGGCCGACCGTCATCGGCAGCGTCCGGGCGCTCACTTCCCGCGCAGCTGACGCGAGACGGGACCACACTGCTGGCAACCCTGGAAACCGCCGTCCATACGGCCGAGGATCGCGTGCTGTCGGCGCTGACCGGCACGCAGCGCCGGGAGTTCCGCAACCTGCTCGCCATCCTCGGATAG
- a CDS encoding helix-turn-helix transcriptional regulator — protein MDQGQLADFLRSRREALTPQDVGLPQGPRRRTAGLRREEVAALAMISTDYYCRMEQRRAPQPSKEVVTSLARALRLSVDERDHLFRLAGHNAPARTVIGEQVSPATMRILDRLQDTPAQVVSALGEALVQTPAARALLGDQTSYRGFARSVVYRWFTDDNARAMYPEDDHLGIARSFVAGTRVAYVRDGAGSRAAQYVDALLSCSTEFAELWKQHDVAHHHELTKRIIHPKLGLLELQCQALLDPVQLHSLLVFTAEPGSPSHTKLAALGADPDSFLRDRHEPSQDARSTTADLITAEGRL, from the coding sequence ATGGACCAGGGGCAGTTGGCCGATTTCCTGCGCAGTCGACGCGAAGCGCTGACCCCACAAGACGTGGGGCTGCCTCAGGGGCCTCGTCGGCGAACCGCCGGGTTGCGCCGCGAGGAGGTCGCGGCACTGGCCATGATCTCGACCGACTACTACTGCCGAATGGAGCAACGGCGGGCACCACAACCGTCGAAAGAGGTGGTGACGTCCCTCGCGCGCGCCCTGCGACTGTCTGTGGACGAACGCGATCACCTGTTCCGGTTGGCGGGGCACAACGCCCCGGCGCGCACCGTGATCGGCGAGCAGGTCAGTCCGGCCACCATGCGGATCCTGGATCGGCTGCAGGACACCCCGGCGCAGGTGGTGTCGGCACTCGGTGAGGCGTTGGTTCAGACGCCCGCGGCACGCGCCCTGCTCGGTGATCAGACGTCCTATCGGGGTTTTGCGCGCAGCGTGGTGTACCGGTGGTTCACCGATGACAATGCTCGCGCAATGTACCCGGAGGACGATCACCTCGGGATCGCGCGGTCCTTCGTCGCCGGCACCCGGGTGGCCTACGTGCGTGACGGTGCCGGTTCACGGGCGGCCCAGTATGTCGATGCGCTGTTGAGCTGCAGCACCGAGTTCGCCGAGCTGTGGAAGCAGCATGACGTCGCGCACCACCATGAGCTCACCAAACGCATCATTCATCCGAAGTTGGGTCTTCTCGAACTGCAGTGTCAGGCACTCCTGGACCCGGTTCAGCTGCACTCGCTGCTGGTGTTCACCGCGGAGCCGGGATCACCCAGTCACACCAAGCTGGCCGCACTCGGTGCGGACCCGGACTCCTTTCTGCGTGACCGTCACGAGCCGTCGCAGGACGCCCGATCCACGACTGCCGACCTGATCACGGCCGAGGGCCGGTTGTAG